The Gemmatimonadota bacterium sequence CGATGGCCACATGAGCATCAATGGCGAAGACAAGGCGATTACGGTAACCACCACCTGGAATATCCAGGCGAATGGCGACGATCTCACCGGCACCATGGTTCGCCAACTGCCGCCCGAACTCAGCTCGATGGCCGGTCCGTCGGAGCCTTCCCCGGTGAAGGGGAGCCGCGCCAAGGTCTGAGTTGCATACCGACGCTTGCCGAGCAGATGGGACGGCAGCACATTCGGCGGGATCCCACCCCGTCCGAAGGATGCTCATGCCGCGCCGCCTGTTCGCCACGCCGTTGTTCGTGCTTATCGCTGCGCCTCTTGCCGCGCAGCAGCCGCCACCACCGCCCGCCGCTCCGGCCGCGACGACGATCGCGACCCGGACGGCGGGCTTGGCGCGTCGCGATGGCTTCATTCCGATCTTCCTCAACGAATCGACCGGCGCGATCTGGCTGGAACTACCCAAGGGCGGCCTGCGTGGGCTGATGTTCGGCACGCTTGCCACTGGCCTCGGGTCAAACCCGATCGGGCTCGATCGAGGGAGCGGGGGGTCGTCGTTCGTGGTCCGCTTCGAGCGTGCTGGAAATGGCGTCCAGGTCATCTTCGAGAACTGGAATTACCGATCAAGCGGTGACTCGTTGCATCTTCGCACGGTACTTGAGGCCTTCCCCTCCACCACCAGCGCGACGCTGCCGATTCTCGTGGAAGAGGGCGACCGACTGCTGGTCGATGCCACTGAGTTCGTGCTGCGCGACTGGAACGATGTCGCCGGCACGCTGCAGCGCAGCAATGAGGGGAACTACAGCGTCGCGCGTGATCGCTCGCGAGTCTACGCGCCCTTCACCAAGGCCTTCCCCGCTAACAGCGAAATCGACGTGTCGCTCACCTTTGCGACGCAGGGCGCACCGGGTCGCACGGTGGAGAGCATCGTCCCCGATGGCCACGCCTTCACCCTGCGACAACATCTCTCGCTCCTCCCGCTTCCGGATGCGAGCTATCGGCCACGCGTCTATGACCCGCGCACCGGATTCTTCTCGCTCGACTTCAAGGACTACTTCCAGCCGATACAGAGTGACCTGACGCAGCGATGGGCACAGCGTCACCGGTTGCAGCGGCGCGACCCGAACGACCCCTCGTCGCCGATTGTCCAGCCGCTGGTGTATTACCTCGACCCCGGGATCCCGGAGCCGGTAAAGTCAGCGATGTGGCAGGGCGCCAAGTTCTGGGAGGAGGCCTTCAATCGTGCGGGACTCGGCGGCGGCTTCCGGGTCGAGTGGCTTCCGGCTGGAGCCGACCCGATGGATGCCCGCTACAACGTGGTGCAGTGGGAGAATCGCAACGAGCGCGGCTGGAGCATTGGCGGCGCCATCATTGACCCACGTACGGGTGAAATGATCAAGGCGATGGCGCGCCTCGACTCGCACCGCGCGCGTACCGACTACAACATCTACGCAGCATTGATGGGGGCCGATCCCTCGCCCGCGGACACCGCGTTCGTGCTGGCTCGAGTGCGTCAGGTGACTGCCCACGAAATCGGACACACCCTGGGCCTCGGCCATAATTACATCGCGTCGACGTATGAACGTGGCTCGGTGATGGATTACCCGGCGCCCCGCGTACGGATGAACAACGGTCGCATCGACCTCTCCGGCGCCTACGCCACTGGCCCTGGTGAGTTCGATATCTGGGCGATTCACTGGGGCTACGGAATCTTCCCGCCGGCCAGCGAGGCCGATTCGCTGCGCGCAATCGTGGCCGACGGCCTCCGACGCGGGATGCTCTTTCTCTCCGATGGCGACGCGCGCCCCGACTACGCCAGCGATCCTCGAGTGAACCTCTGGGACGACGGCAGCACGGCCGAGGAATTCCTGCGCAACCAGACGGCGGTACGCCGCTTCGCGATGTCGCGCTTCGGTCTCGGGAATATCCGCGCGGGAGAGCCGATCACGACACTGCAGGAGCGGTTCGTGGTGCTCTACTTCTGGCCTCGCTTCGCCGTCAATGCAACGGCCAAGGTGCTCGGTGGCGTGGAGTATCAGTTCGCCGTGAAGGGCGATGGCCAGCAGGTGAGTCGCGTGGTTCCGGCAGCGCGTCAGCGCGCCGCGCTCGATCAGCTGCTCGCGACACTCGCGCCGACGGAATTGGCGATTCCTGACACGATCCTCACCCTGCTCGGGCCGCGCATTCCCGGGTGGGGCGACAACGTGGAACTCTTCCGCACCCGCACTCGGCCCACCTTCGATGAGCTCGGCGCGGCGCGGACCCTCGCGCAGATGACGATCGACGCGATCCTGCAGCGAGAACGCGCGGCACGCCTCGTCGCGGCTTCGCTGCACGACCCTCACGCACTCACGCTCGGTGAAGTCATTGATCGGCTTCTCACCCTGCCAGCACCGGCAGGCTCGCCAGCTCTCGCGGCAATCGGTCGCGGAACGCAGCGTGCAGTGGTCGACCGCCTGCTCGCACTCGCGGCCGACAAGGACGCGACGCAGGAAGTGCGGGATCTGGTCGACTTGAAGCTCGAAGCACTCGGGCGGCGTGCAGGGAGTCAGGTGGCAACAACGAATGATGCAGTGCGCGCGCATTGGCGCGGCATTGCGGGGGACATCACGAGGTGGCAGACGCGTCGGGAACTTCCGGCGCCCTCACCCGCGTTGCGTCCGCCTCCGGGCGATCCGTTCGGCGAGGATGCCTGGCCGGAGTGATCGTCCCCGGCGCTTCAATGCTCGGCGAACACCAGCGGCACATCGTCTGACCAGAGTTCCTGTCGCGCCCGGCGCACCACGAGTCGCAGTCGTGGGTGCGCCGAGCGTGCCGCGAGGGAGAGCCAGCGGAAATCGGCGATACCGATCTCGACACGGCCTTCGGCGTCGCGCACCCAGCCGCGCGCGGGGCGCGCGCACGCGAGCGTGATGTCATCGCGTACGCAGCGCCGCAGGTCGCCGAGCCGGTAGGCATCGGCGATAGTGCTGATCCGTGTGATATGCAGGTCAGCATCGGGGGCGACGACGAGGGCCGACAGGTAGACTTCCCGCTCGCCAATCAGAATGACCCGCCATTCATACCCCGAGAAGGCATCACCGACGGTGGTGTCGCGAGAGATCCGGTCGGGGGAAAACTCGCGCGGAAAGATCACCGCGATGCCGGTGGAGTCCCACGTGGCAGAGGCCACTGGCAACGCCGAGGCCTGCGCGCGCAGTTGGGCGCCAAGCAGCGTCGCCAGTGCGCCGAGCAGTGAACCGATACGCCGCATGCCCCGGGTGTTCACGGCTCAGTCCAGCGCCACGGCAATGTCGAAGAGGGCTGAGTACCCGCCGCCCCGTCGCGTGGCATTCAGCACCAACTCCTCACCGTGCTGATCGCGAAAGATATCGTCGGCCGCATTAGGGAGGCGCCCCTTCCCTTTCGTGGCGTACGGTGCACGCGCGTGAACGCGATCGGAGAGCGTGTCGTTGAAATAGAGCTGTGAAGTGAAGTCGTGATGTTTCCCGGAGCTACCCGCCGTACGAATCTTGAAATGGATGTGCACCGCCCGCCCCTCGTACCAGCCCGGATAGATCGTGACGAATCGCACGACTCCAGCTCGGTTGGTCGTCTGGTAGCCGCGCAGAAACTTCTTTCCGCGTGAATCGAAGCGAGCGTCCTGATCACGCTCATCGGAATAGACCCCGAGTGCGTCGCAGTGCCAGACGTCGACCGTGGCACCACTGAGTGGTGCGCAGAGGCCGCGCACCAGCCGCGACACCCGGAAGCCGAGCAGCAGCGGTGCGCCTGGCGAGAGGACTCTGGTCGTCGGGTCGGAGCGAATGTCGCTGCGTTCGAGTTTTTCGTCGACGAAGTAGGGGCCTTCCACCTGTGCGGGCCGCACGACGCAGACCGCCGCGGGGGTCGGCTCCACCGCGGGCCGTGACGCATTCAGGGTCAGTAGCGCGGCGCCGGCCGCCCCAAACGACGCGAGGACGTCACGTCGCGTAAGGATCTGACCGATGGGCGCATCGTCGCTGGTGGACATCCGGCCTGACTTGCTGGAAGGATGGCGAAGCTTAGCGGAGCGGGGTCAGGGCAGTAAGCGCTCGCGCACTGTCACATCCGGAAGCGGGCAGCGCTCGGCGCCGCCAAACCACTGCCGCCGGTGGCGGGCGACGAACCGATAGCCCGTTTCCCGGAGCGGCCGGGGGATCGCCTTGAGGAGCTTTCCTGCGAAGGCCCAGCGGCCGCCGAGATGCCCAAGGGTACGAATGACGGCGTCGCTCCCGACGTGGATTCCCGTACCGTCGGAGAGCACGACGGTCTCGACCGTCGGCAACGGTTCACGGACCAACGCATGGAAGGTCGGTCCGTACAATGGTGCGTACGACATGATGCCACCGCGGTCATGGCGCAGACACCAGCGGACCGAGGCATGGCAGAGGCCGCACTCGCCATCGTAGAAGAGGATTGGCCCATCAGGCACTCGTGTCATCCGGGAGGGCCGGCCTTTTGGCGATCTGCTCGCGGACCAGTTCCGGGGTGAGCCAGGCAAAGCCGCCGTTCCAGCCCGCGTCGACCAGGGGCAAGAGCAATTCCCAGCGTGTCTCCATCACCCGCCCCAATACCTGCTCGCGAACCCAGTTGGGGTTTTCAGCGATGGTGGTGGAATCGATATTGGCATCCGGACCGAAGAGGTTCAGACGAACTTCCCATCGCCGTTCGGCGGCCCAGGCCCAACCGAGCAGCCACAGTCCAATGCCAAGAATGCCTGCCGCGAGTTCATCAGGGTAACGCGAGATATCGATCCCGACGAAGACATCGTAAACGAGCATTGGACAGATGATCCCCATACCGGCGAGTCTCAGTAGCCTTGACGGCCAATGCCGAGGGGCCGATCGGCCATAGAGCCCATGCGCGCCACGCCATACGAGAACGGCCACGACCACTAGCGTGCCAAGACCGTTGATGGTCACAAGTCTCCCTGTGGCGAGGGAGGCACGTGCCGCTGGGTCTCGCCAGCCGCGGGCAACGTCTTCGCTAACTGCCCACGCACAAACTCCGGCGTGAGCCACGCGAAGCCGCCGTTCCAGCCATCAGCAACGAGCGGGAGCACGCCCCGCCAGTCCTCGGCAGTAAGCCGCTCCGTCACCTGCTCGCGGACCCATTTGAGGTTTTCGTCGATGCCACCGGAGTCGATATCGAGTTCGACGAGCCTTAGCCTCTCGCGAACAGCCCGTTTCCGTTCGGTGGCGAATGCCCTCGCCCCCAGCAAGAGCAAGAATCCAATCGCCCCAACAAGCGCCTCACCCGCCCGGGTCGGTCCGGTCCTCCCGATCAGTATCTCACGGATCAGGACTGGGAAGAGCAGCGCGGCCCCCAGCAGAAACCCACCGCGGACCCACCAATTCTTCGGCCCCCGGCGACCAGCGACGGCACGCCAGCTCCCTCCAACAAAGAGGGCCGCCAGAATGAGTGCCCACACCCCGTGGGGCAAAGGTCGATCTCCAATTTGTTCGGGAAATACCCTCGGCGCGATTCGAACGCGCGACCCCCAGTTTAGGAAACCGGTGCTCTATCCACCTGAGCTACGAGGGCAACTTGAACCACATTATCAGCCTTTTGAGGCCGGAAAGCTAGTTGAGAATGACGCGACCCAAAAACGACAACAGCCTAAAGCAAAAGATGAACCGGTGCTGCGCAAGCGCAGCACCACCAGCGAGTTAGCGCGGTTGAGAATTACTTGAAGCGCTTTCTCGCCGACGCGCCATCCAGCCCTTGACCACCTCGATTGCGATCGGCAGGACGCTCACGGCGATGATCCCGAAAATCACCAGGGTGAAGCGCTCCTTCACCGCCGGGATGTTCCCGAAGCCGTAGCCGAGCCAGACAAAGAGGGAGACCCAGGCCACCCCGCCCACCAGGTTATAGGCCAGGAACCTGCCATAGGCCATCTCCCCTACCCCAGCCACGAATGGCGCGAAGGTCCGGATGATCGGGACGAACCGGGCCAGGATGATGGTCCGGCCGCCGTACTTCTCGAAGTACCCCCGGGTCCGCTCGAGGTACTCCCGCTTGAAGAATTTCGCCTCGCCGGTGAACGCCTTGTTGCCGGTCTTCTTCCCAATCCAGTAATTGAGAGTGTCGCCGAGGACCGCAGCCACGATCAGCAGCCCGGTGAGGAGCCAGGGGTTCAGGTCGCCCAGGGCCGCGAAGGTGCCGGCCGCGAAGAGGAGGGAGTCCCCCGGCAGCAGGGGGAGGACGACCAGCCCGGTCTCGCAGAAGATGATCAGGAAGAGGATGGCGTAGGTCCAGATGCCATAGTTCCGGATCAGCTCGGCGAGATGCTTGTCGAGATGCAGGAAGAGGTCGACGAACTGCCGCAGGAGATCCATAGCCGCCTATGCCGTGAAGCCGAATTCGCCGAGCAGCGGAACAAACCGGACGTCGTGGACCGCGACCTGATCCCACCCCTCCCCTTCGAGGTGGCGGGTCACCAGCACCAGCTCCTGCTGCTCGAGGGTACCGACCGGAATCACCATCCGGCCGCCCGGCGAGAGCTGTTCGATCAGCGTCTTGGGGATCGATGGTGAGGCCGCGGCGACGATGATCCCCTGATACGGGGCGTCCGGGCGCCAGCCGAGGGTGCCATCGGCGTGCATCACCGAGACGTTGGCGCAGCCGATGGTGCGCAGGACTTCGTGCGCGCGCCGGGCCAGTTCGGGAATCCGCTCGATCGAGAAGACCGATTCCGTGAGCATCGAGAGCAGCGCGGTCTGGTAGCCGGAGCCGGTGCCGATCTCGAGCACCCGCTCGCGCCCGCTCAGTCGCAGGAGTTCACAGGAACGTGCCTGCACATAAGGCTGCGAGATGGTCTGGCCGTTGCCAATCGGGAGTGCGGCGTCTTCGTAGGCCTGATGGCGCAGGAGCTCGGGCACAAAGAGGTGGCGCGGGATCGTGGCGACGGCCCGGAGCACGGCCATATCGTGCACGCCCTTGAGCTGCAACGCCTCGACCAGCTGCGATCGATAGCCGACGAAACCGTCGCTCAACCGGTCAATCCTCGAGCTGCCATGCCCGGACCGTGTCGAGGAGCTTGTGGTTCGTGAGGTCCATCTGGAGCGGGGTGATCGAGACATATCCCGCCGCCACCGCGCTCTGATCGGTGTCCTCGGCGCCGGACCAGGTGATCTTGCCCCCGCCGATCCAGTAGACCTCGCGCCCCCAGGGATCCTTGGTCTTGGCGACCGACTCGGAGAAGACCCGCGATCCGAGGCGAGCCACACGGACACCCTTCACCTCGTCGGCGGGAATGCCGGGAAGGTTGATGTTCAGCAAGGTGTTGGCGGGGAACTCTTTCAGCGAGGTGATGCGCTTGACCAGTCGCGTGACCAGTGGCGCATAGCCGGCAAGCAGGTCATCGCGGCGCGACGCGAACGAGAACGCGATGCCCGGGATGCCCAGCACAACCGCTTCCATCGCGGCGGAGACGGTCCCCGAGTACAACACATCCTCACCCATGTTGGGGCCGTGATTGATGCCGCTGAAGACGAAGGCAGGCTGTTCCGGCATCAGCGATTCGAGCGCCAGCAGCACGCAATCGGTAGGCGTGCCATCCACCTGCCAGCTGCCATCGGGGCGGATGACTGGGCGCAGCGGGCGGGTCATCGTGAGCGCGTGCGACTGGGCGCTCTGCTCGCGGTCGGGGGCCACCACGGTGACCTGCCCGACCGCCTGACACGCCACGGCGAGCACCTGCAGTCCGGGGGAGAGAATGCCGTCGTCGTTGGCCACAAGGATATGCATACGCGGAAAGATAGTGGGGCGCGGGTACCTTTCGATCGACTGGACGACCCTATTCACCCGGAGTGCGCGTGGTTCCTCCCCCACCGGACGGCCGCAAGGGCAGACTGATCCGGCTCGGCGCTTTTGCGCTAGGGCTGGTGATCCTTGTCGTGCTGGTGCGGCACGCGGGGCTCGAGCTCCTGCTCTCGTCGATCAAGCGCGCGGGATGGGTCCTCCTTCCCGTCGTGGCACTCTGGGGCGTGGTGTACGCCTGCAACGCCCGGGCGTGGCAACTCCTGGTCCCGAACCGCCCGGCCGAATTCACCTTCGCGCGCGCCTTCCTGCTCTCCGTCAATGCGTTCGCACTGAACTTTGCGACGCCCTTTCTCGCGATGGGTGGCGAGCCGTTCCGCGTGGCCGGCGCTACTAAATATCTCGGCCGTTCGTGCGCGGTCGGGTCGGTGGTCGGCTTCCGCTTCCTGCACGCTCTCGCGCACATTCTCGTTTTCCTGCTCGCCATCGTTCCAGCGGCGATCCTCCTGCCCCACACGCCGCTCGTTCTTTGCACCCTCGCCGTCGTCGCCATCGTCCTGCTTCTGATCGCCTCGTTCCTGCTCTCGCAGCATCGCCGCGGGGTCTTCGAGAAGGGAGTCGCCACGCTCGGAAAGGTGCGGTTGCTTCGGCCGCTCGCGACGCGGCTCGAGCGCCATCGCGTCACCCTGCAGGAACTCGATCGAGAACTCACCGCCATTCATCGCCAGGCACCATGGCATTTTCAGCGGGCACTCGCGATCGAGACCATGGGCCGGATCCTTTCGACCCTCGAGTATGCGCTGATCCTCAACGCGCTCGGCCTGAGCCAGTCGCTCTGGCACGGCTTCGTGGTCGCGAACATGTCTTCGTTGATCACCAACCTGCTGATCTTCATCCCGTTCGAGATGGGGACGAAGGAAGGTGGCGGCTTCGCGATTTTCGGGGTGCTGGGAATGGATCCCGCTCTGGGTGTGTCCGCGGCGCTGCTGAGCCGGGTACGCGAGTTGTGCTGGCTGGCGATCGGCCTCGCGTGCGGCCTTCTGCTCGAACGCAACGATCGACACGCTCGGGCCTGACGCGAGACTCGCTACGCCCCGGCTTTGTCGGCCTCGACCTCGGCTCGAATCGCCGGTTCCCGCCCATCGAGCAGCGCCAGCACATCGGCGATCTCATCGCGCACTTCGCGCACGGTCTCATAGCGCATCGCATCGCGGGCCGCCTGCTTGAGCTCACCGGTGCGCCGGAAATGGTCGAGTCGCTGACGGGCGCCCTCGATGGTGAACTTCTCGGTGTAGAGCAGATGCTTCACCAGCATGATCAGCTCGACTTCGCGCGACTTGTAGACGCGGTTGCCGGAGCGATTCTTCGCCGGATTGAGAAAGCGGAACTGACTTTCCCAATAGCGAAGCACATGCGGCTTGAGATCGGTGAGCGCACAGACCTCGCCGATCGAGAAGAATTGCTGAATCGGATGTGGCAGGGTCATCCCCATCGTTCCGCCTTGAGGGTCCGTCCCATGAGTTGCTGGATGCTCTCGCGGGGCGAGGCACCATCGAACAGTATCGCTGCCACCTGACGCGTGATCGGCATGTCGACGCCGTGCAGATCGGCCAGTCGCGATGCCGCCATCGCCGTGTTGACCCCTTCCGCGACCGTGCGATGGCTGGCACGGTAGTCGGCAAGCGTTGTTCCCTCTGCCAGCAGCATGCCGAGTTGCCGATTCCGCGACAGCGCGCCGGTGCAGGTCAGGATCAGGTCGCCCATGCCGGCCAGCCCCCCGAACGTCTCAGGATGCGCGCCCATCGCGACACCAAGCCGGGTGATCTCGGCGAGCCCACGCGTGAGCAGTGCGGCGCGCGGGTTGTTGCCGAGGCCGAGCCCTTCGAGCACGCCCGCAGCAATCGCGATGCTGTTCTTCAGCGAGCCGGCGAGCTCGACGCCGATCACATCGTCGGCGGTATACACCCGGAAATAGCTGGTCGAGAAGAGCTGCTGTGTCTCGGTCGCGGCACGCTCGTCCTCCGA is a genomic window containing:
- a CDS encoding zinc-dependent metalloprotease; amino-acid sequence: MPRRLFATPLFVLIAAPLAAQQPPPPPAAPAATTIATRTAGLARRDGFIPIFLNESTGAIWLELPKGGLRGLMFGTLATGLGSNPIGLDRGSGGSSFVVRFERAGNGVQVIFENWNYRSSGDSLHLRTVLEAFPSTTSATLPILVEEGDRLLVDATEFVLRDWNDVAGTLQRSNEGNYSVARDRSRVYAPFTKAFPANSEIDVSLTFATQGAPGRTVESIVPDGHAFTLRQHLSLLPLPDASYRPRVYDPRTGFFSLDFKDYFQPIQSDLTQRWAQRHRLQRRDPNDPSSPIVQPLVYYLDPGIPEPVKSAMWQGAKFWEEAFNRAGLGGGFRVEWLPAGADPMDARYNVVQWENRNERGWSIGGAIIDPRTGEMIKAMARLDSHRARTDYNIYAALMGADPSPADTAFVLARVRQVTAHEIGHTLGLGHNYIASTYERGSVMDYPAPRVRMNNGRIDLSGAYATGPGEFDIWAIHWGYGIFPPASEADSLRAIVADGLRRGMLFLSDGDARPDYASDPRVNLWDDGSTAEEFLRNQTAVRRFAMSRFGLGNIRAGEPITTLQERFVVLYFWPRFAVNATAKVLGGVEYQFAVKGDGQQVSRVVPAARQRAALDQLLATLAPTELAIPDTILTLLGPRIPGWGDNVELFRTRTRPTFDELGAARTLAQMTIDAILQRERAARLVAASLHDPHALTLGEVIDRLLTLPAPAGSPALAAIGRGTQRAVVDRLLALAADKDATQEVRDLVDLKLEALGRRAGSQVATTNDAVRAHWRGIAGDITRWQTRRELPAPSPALRPPPGDPFGEDAWPE
- a CDS encoding intradiol ring-cleavage dioxygenase → MSTSDDAPIGQILTRRDVLASFGAAGAALLTLNASRPAVEPTPAAVCVVRPAQVEGPYFVDEKLERSDIRSDPTTRVLSPGAPLLLGFRVSRLVRGLCAPLSGATVDVWHCDALGVYSDERDQDARFDSRGKKFLRGYQTTNRAGVVRFVTIYPGWYEGRAVHIHFKIRTAGSSGKHHDFTSQLYFNDTLSDRVHARAPYATKGKGRLPNAADDIFRDQHGEELVLNATRRGGGYSALFDIAVALD
- a CDS encoding DCC1-like thiol-disulfide oxidoreductase family protein; its protein translation is MPDGPILFYDGECGLCHASVRWCLRHDRGGIMSYAPLYGPTFHALVREPLPTVETVVLSDGTGIHVGSDAVIRTLGHLGGRWAFAGKLLKAIPRPLRETGYRFVARHRRQWFGGAERCPLPDVTVRERLLP
- a CDS encoding DedA family protein, whose translation is MDLLRQFVDLFLHLDKHLAELIRNYGIWTYAILFLIIFCETGLVVLPLLPGDSLLFAAGTFAALGDLNPWLLTGLLIVAAVLGDTLNYWIGKKTGNKAFTGEAKFFKREYLERTRGYFEKYGGRTIILARFVPIIRTFAPFVAGVGEMAYGRFLAYNLVGGVAWVSLFVWLGYGFGNIPAVKERFTLVIFGIIAVSVLPIAIEVVKGWMARRRESASSNSQPR
- a CDS encoding protein-L-isoaspartate(D-aspartate) O-methyltransferase translates to MSDGFVGYRSQLVEALQLKGVHDMAVLRAVATIPRHLFVPELLRHQAYEDAALPIGNGQTISQPYVQARSCELLRLSGRERVLEIGTGSGYQTALLSMLTESVFSIERIPELARRAHEVLRTIGCANVSVMHADGTLGWRPDAPYQGIIVAAASPSIPKTLIEQLSPGGRMVIPVGTLEQQELVLVTRHLEGEGWDQVAVHDVRFVPLLGEFGFTA
- the surE gene encoding 5'/3'-nucleotidase SurE codes for the protein MHILVANDDGILSPGLQVLAVACQAVGQVTVVAPDREQSAQSHALTMTRPLRPVIRPDGSWQVDGTPTDCVLLALESLMPEQPAFVFSGINHGPNMGEDVLYSGTVSAAMEAVVLGIPGIAFSFASRRDDLLAGYAPLVTRLVKRITSLKEFPANTLLNINLPGIPADEVKGVRVARLGSRVFSESVAKTKDPWGREVYWIGGGKITWSGAEDTDQSAVAAGYVSITPLQMDLTNHKLLDTVRAWQLED
- a CDS encoding flippase-like domain-containing protein — its product is MVPPPPDGRKGRLIRLGAFALGLVILVVLVRHAGLELLLSSIKRAGWVLLPVVALWGVVYACNARAWQLLVPNRPAEFTFARAFLLSVNAFALNFATPFLAMGGEPFRVAGATKYLGRSCAVGSVVGFRFLHALAHILVFLLAIVPAAILLPHTPLVLCTLAVVAIVLLLIASFLLSQHRRGVFEKGVATLGKVRLLRPLATRLERHRVTLQELDRELTAIHRQAPWHFQRALAIETMGRILSTLEYALILNALGLSQSLWHGFVVANMSSLITNLLIFIPFEMGTKEGGGFAIFGVLGMDPALGVSAALLSRVRELCWLAIGLACGLLLERNDRHARA
- a CDS encoding MerR family transcriptional regulator, whose product is MTLPHPIQQFFSIGEVCALTDLKPHVLRYWESQFRFLNPAKNRSGNRVYKSREVELIMLVKHLLYTEKFTIEGARQRLDHFRRTGELKQAARDAMRYETVREVRDEIADVLALLDGREPAIRAEVEADKAGA
- a CDS encoding NAD(P)H-dependent glycerol-3-phosphate dehydrogenase, with translation MASDVAVLGAGSWGTALADLLARKGCNVRLWAFEHEVTDAINTSHENTLFFPGHSLDPRLTASSSLAEVVAGAPVICSVVPSHVSRTVWSQAVSHLAPGARVICATKGLEPDSLALMRDVAEQVLPEHAFVALSGPSFAHEVFQSQPTAIVAASEDERAATETQQLFSTSYFRVYTADDVIGVELAGSLKNSIAIAAGVLEGLGLGNNPRAALLTRGLAEITRLGVAMGAHPETFGGLAGMGDLILTCTGALSRNRQLGMLLAEGTTLADYRASHRTVAEGVNTAMAASRLADLHGVDMPITRQVAAILFDGASPRESIQQLMGRTLKAERWG